One window of the Hippocampus zosterae strain Florida chromosome 8, ASM2543408v3, whole genome shotgun sequence genome contains the following:
- the c8h1orf52 gene encoding UPF0690 protein C1orf52 homolog yields the protein MTEDKKTGSLGFFASYDDLSDSSDSDEEADRRRRDSRHKPEIEATRSKPNSSDQESKRETGENRLPKPDELFNSVSKPTFLYNPLNKEIDWDKLTVKAPEEAPKEFKPWMTNAVPPPQSYAAEPEKKKGPPPGMDMAIKWSNVYEDNGEDAPKAHTGKAQFLPPEEQHVDSDEESKTSPSSAKKRKVESFQQKEKRKRDMGQATSDKSFVEEEKRILRQKIE from the exons ATGACTGAAGACAAGAAGACAGGCTCTTTAGGCTTCTTTGCGAGTTACGACGATTTGAGCGACAGTAGCGACTCGGACGAAGAGGCTGACCGCCGCCGCAGAGATTCGAGACACAAACCAGAGATCGAAGCAACGAGAAGTAAACCGAACTCTTCCGATCAAGAAAGCAAACGAGAAACCGGTGAAAATCGTTTGCCTAAACCAGACGAGCTCTTTAACTCGGTGTCCAAACCAACGTTTCTTTACAATCCTCTGAATAAGGAGATCGACTGGGATAAATTGACGGTGAAAGCTCCCGAAGAG GCACCCAAGGAATTTAAGCCATGGATGACAAATGCtgtgcccccaccccaaagTTATGCAGCAGAGCCTGAGAAGAAGAAGGGACCTCCTCCGGGTATGGACATGGCCATAAAATGGTCCAATGTGTATGAGGACAATGGAGAAGATGCACCAAAGGCTCACACAGGAAAAGCCCAGTTCCTTCCACCAGAAGAGCAGCACGTTGACTCAG ATGAGGAGTCCAAGACGTCACCTTCGTCAGCCAAGAAACGTAAGGTGGAGAGCTTCCAGCAAAAGGAGAAGCGGAAGAGAGACATGGGACAGGCCACGTCTGACAAGAGTTttgttgaagaggaaaaaagaaTCCTCAGACAAAAGATTGAATGA